One region of Priestia megaterium genomic DNA includes:
- a CDS encoding glycoside-pentoside-hexuronide (GPH):cation symporter, with the protein MNMGVQSKVSLKTVLSYGMGSFGNNIIYALTSTYLMIFYTDSVGLNAAAVGTLFLIARIWDGIADIIIGMIVDNTETRFGKFRPYLLIGGFFAAVATVACFISPDLSHTGKLIYAYITYIAWGTSFAIMDIPYWSLSATITQDVKERNKVVAFPRTIAAVGSLFASLLTLPLAHYFGNWFMLSLIYACILMITMIITFSGVKENYTVKRQEKQTPKAVWNLFIQNKPLRYLIFSMLLVETILTIRTTFSIYYFKYNLNAENIASLYLTLFFTAQIVGAIASPFISNKFGKKRAAIGGIALNAVATLTMFATGFHVMPVMILSFLASFGGGVSNIAQTSMLADCVEYGEWKTGNRAEGMVFSTNIFKTKVASAVGGAVGGYILSAVGYMPNQIQSHSTLIWIALIFTIIPGILCLLSLVPLVKYELTEKRYLEILQDMKKRSSRIKEKPAMKVSS; encoded by the coding sequence ATGAACATGGGGGTACAGTCAAAAGTTTCTCTCAAAACCGTATTATCATACGGAATGGGGAGTTTTGGAAACAATATTATATATGCATTAACAAGTACATATTTAATGATTTTTTATACGGATAGTGTAGGATTAAATGCTGCAGCCGTAGGAACTTTATTTCTTATTGCTAGGATATGGGATGGGATTGCGGACATTATTATCGGAATGATTGTTGATAATACAGAAACGAGATTTGGTAAGTTTAGGCCCTATCTTTTAATAGGCGGATTTTTTGCAGCTGTTGCTACAGTCGCGTGTTTTATTAGTCCGGATCTTTCTCACACAGGAAAATTAATTTATGCTTATATCACTTATATCGCGTGGGGAACAAGCTTTGCTATCATGGATATTCCTTATTGGTCGCTTTCAGCAACGATTACACAAGATGTAAAAGAACGAAACAAAGTTGTGGCTTTTCCTAGAACCATTGCAGCAGTAGGGTCTTTATTTGCTAGTTTATTAACTCTTCCACTAGCTCATTATTTTGGAAACTGGTTTATGCTTAGTCTTATTTATGCGTGTATCTTAATGATTACAATGATTATTACATTTTCAGGAGTAAAAGAAAACTATACCGTAAAAAGACAGGAAAAGCAGACGCCAAAAGCAGTTTGGAACTTATTTATTCAAAATAAACCGTTGCGCTACCTAATTTTCTCAATGCTTTTAGTTGAAACGATTTTAACAATTCGAACTACGTTTTCTATTTACTATTTTAAATACAATTTAAATGCAGAGAATATCGCGTCTCTTTATTTAACCTTATTTTTTACAGCACAAATTGTAGGAGCGATCGCGTCTCCTTTCATTTCAAATAAATTTGGAAAGAAACGTGCAGCAATAGGGGGAATTGCCCTAAATGCTGTAGCCACTCTTACAATGTTTGCAACGGGTTTCCACGTTATGCCAGTAATGATTTTAAGCTTTTTAGCTTCTTTTGGCGGTGGGGTTAGTAACATTGCTCAAACATCTATGCTCGCTGACTGTGTAGAATACGGCGAATGGAAAACGGGGAACCGAGCAGAAGGAATGGTGTTTTCTACGAATATTTTCAAAACAAAGGTCGCTTCAGCAGTGGGTGGAGCAGTAGGTGGGTACATCCTTTCAGCAGTAGGGTACATGCCAAATCAAATTCAGTCACACAGCACGCTCATTTGGATTGCTTTAATCTTTACGATTATTCCGGGTATTCTTTGCTTGTTATCACTTGTCCCACTCGTAAAATATGAGTTGACGGAAAAGAGATATTTAGAGATTTTACAGGATATGAAAAAACGCTCAAGCCGCATAAAAGAAAAACCGGCTATGAAAGTGTCTAGCTAA
- a CDS encoding DUF2164 domain-containing protein: MFINFSKEDKDKMLNEIQTFFYNERDEEISEFAAENVLEFIKEHIGPHFYNQAIKDAEDIMNQVMLSAEENLHALKKPIEK; this comes from the coding sequence ATGTTTATTAATTTTTCAAAAGAAGACAAAGATAAAATGCTGAATGAAATTCAAACGTTTTTTTATAACGAACGAGATGAAGAAATTAGTGAATTTGCAGCGGAAAATGTATTGGAGTTTATTAAAGAACATATAGGTCCTCATTTTTATAACCAAGCCATTAAAGATGCGGAAGATATTATGAACCAGGTCATGCTTTCTGCAGAAGAAAATTTACATGCATTAAAAAAACCAATCGAAAAGTAG
- a CDS encoding CoA transferase codes for MSNITKGQLTKSIVKANENRLTDNSDFDIYQELENVLQGVGLSAKDSGGNITFYGEDPIVPSTLRLASAAAIALVAKSVAVSKIWRIRGGKGQDIHMDLRKAIRRLSPFYDKKWEKLNGYAPSKANDPYNPLGFRFYQTKDGKWVMPLNPYPRSKHETLKLLNCIEDPDAVAKAIRGWNAEELEKAAAERGVIMPVVRTIEEFMKEAVYEEIAQLPLIEIEKIGESERIPFSKNPKTPLDGIRALGLGHVIAGAGFGRALALHGADVLNIWKPTDWEHDTIYATSNVGMRSSTLDIGEKEGKEKMVELLKEADIFFANRRYGFLERYGLTAEECAELKPGIIHCTVNLHGTQGEWAKRNGFDQTAGSVTGVMALEGSPENPQLPPIVVVNDYAVSWLLEVGALMALERRAKEGGSYRVRVSLDRVSLWILSMGIYDKTYAHQTAGSSEKHEYIAPDLFTAQTPLGLYQGLTEQIEMSETPGEYKTVLVPRGSSRPEWL; via the coding sequence ATGAGCAACATTACGAAAGGTCAGCTAACAAAATCTATTGTGAAAGCAAATGAAAATCGTTTAACGGATAATAGTGATTTTGATATCTATCAAGAGCTGGAAAATGTGCTTCAAGGAGTCGGCTTATCAGCAAAAGACAGCGGAGGAAACATTACATTTTACGGAGAAGATCCGATTGTTCCTAGTACGCTGCGACTTGCCTCAGCAGCAGCTATTGCACTGGTTGCTAAGTCAGTAGCTGTCTCAAAAATTTGGAGAATACGCGGAGGAAAAGGTCAAGATATTCATATGGATTTACGAAAAGCGATCCGAAGATTATCACCTTTTTACGATAAAAAATGGGAAAAGCTTAATGGGTATGCCCCGAGTAAAGCAAATGATCCTTATAATCCATTAGGCTTTCGCTTTTATCAAACAAAAGACGGCAAATGGGTAATGCCGCTGAATCCGTATCCACGCTCTAAGCATGAAACGCTCAAGCTATTAAATTGTATAGAAGACCCTGATGCAGTGGCAAAAGCGATTCGCGGATGGAATGCAGAAGAATTGGAAAAAGCTGCAGCGGAGCGAGGAGTGATCATGCCTGTTGTGCGGACAATTGAAGAGTTTATGAAAGAAGCCGTGTATGAAGAAATAGCTCAGCTTCCTTTAATTGAAATTGAAAAGATTGGAGAAAGTGAGCGAATTCCTTTTTCCAAGAACCCTAAAACGCCGCTAGATGGTATTCGAGCATTAGGGCTTGGTCACGTTATTGCAGGAGCAGGATTCGGTAGAGCTCTCGCTTTACACGGTGCGGACGTTTTAAATATTTGGAAGCCAACGGATTGGGAGCATGATACGATTTACGCTACGTCTAATGTCGGTATGCGCTCTTCAACGCTGGATATCGGTGAAAAAGAAGGAAAAGAAAAAATGGTTGAACTTCTAAAAGAAGCCGATATCTTTTTTGCGAACCGTCGCTACGGATTTCTAGAGAGATACGGTCTAACAGCTGAAGAGTGTGCAGAACTAAAACCAGGCATCATCCACTGCACCGTTAACCTGCACGGAACGCAAGGAGAGTGGGCAAAAAGAAATGGATTTGACCAGACAGCGGGAAGCGTAACGGGAGTCATGGCGTTAGAAGGGTCGCCAGAAAATCCTCAGCTGCCTCCTATTGTAGTTGTCAATGATTATGCAGTTTCTTGGCTGCTTGAAGTTGGTGCTTTAATGGCATTGGAAAGAAGAGCAAAAGAAGGAGGCAGCTACCGCGTGCGTGTATCATTAGATCGCGTATCTTTATGGATCTTATCAATGGGCATCTATGACAAAACATACGCCCATCAAACAGCTGGTTCGTCAGAGAAGCATGAGTACATTGCACCGGATCTCTTTACAGCCCAAACACCTTTAGGATTGTACCAAGGGCTTACAGAACAAATCGAAATGTCGGAAACTCCAGGGGAATATAAGACGGTTCTCGTTCCTCGAGGTTCTTCACGCCCAGAGTGGTTGTGA
- a CDS encoding IDEAL domain-containing protein — MENYTSRKMTREEVKVSDATAAQLVLNKSLRDFKKAQLLLQIDQSLEKRDKETFLRLTEELKEVC, encoded by the coding sequence ATGGAAAACTATACGTCCCGCAAAATGACACGAGAAGAAGTAAAAGTATCAGACGCGACAGCAGCTCAACTAGTGCTAAACAAATCTCTTCGTGACTTTAAAAAAGCACAGCTTTTACTGCAAATCGATCAGTCTTTAGAAAAAAGAGATAAAGAAACTTTTTTACGTTTAACTGAAGAGTTAAAAGAAGTTTGTTAA
- a CDS encoding universal stress protein: MYNKILVAFDGSAPSIRALQHASKLAESVNANKLTIVHIKERIHLQQPVFSVDLDALIEEENRDILSEAHNHLTQSGIPYEAYGVEGTASKKIIEYACDNQQDVIVIGSRGKGFVKETFLGSVSHEVAQSAECPVIIVK; this comes from the coding sequence ATGTATAACAAAATCTTAGTCGCCTTTGATGGTTCCGCACCTTCTATTCGTGCTCTTCAACATGCAAGTAAACTAGCTGAAAGCGTAAATGCTAATAAGCTGACAATTGTACATATTAAGGAAAGAATTCACTTGCAGCAGCCTGTTTTTAGCGTTGACTTGGACGCACTGATAGAAGAAGAAAACCGCGATATTTTATCTGAAGCTCACAATCATTTAACTCAATCAGGTATTCCATATGAGGCATACGGTGTAGAAGGCACTGCTTCAAAGAAAATTATTGAATACGCATGTGACAATCAACAAGACGTCATTGTGATAGGAAGCCGAGGAAAGGGCTTTGTTAAAGAGACCTTTCTAGGAAGTGTAAGTCACGAAGTTGCTCAATCCGCAGAATGTCCTGTTATTATTGTTAAATAA